In Halorientalis sp. LT38, a genomic segment contains:
- a CDS encoding DUF5807 family protein, with translation MDETREQFLAGERPDDVLLYFDERAVDGMDRLAKVGESTDDGVVLVLDGEEGRTAFQRATGVDPMTLAQSAMGNEGEITDGCTGGNCPDAAEGGDHYARFVFAFAEAENEDVGGLYAEGDVVHAYAQCECGTTYSEKWVAEV, from the coding sequence ATGGACGAGACACGCGAGCAGTTCCTCGCGGGCGAGCGCCCCGACGACGTCTTGCTGTACTTCGACGAGCGCGCCGTCGACGGGATGGACCGCCTCGCGAAGGTCGGCGAGAGCACAGACGACGGCGTCGTGCTGGTCCTCGACGGCGAGGAAGGGCGAACCGCTTTCCAGCGCGCCACCGGCGTCGACCCGATGACCCTCGCCCAGTCCGCGATGGGCAACGAGGGCGAAATCACCGACGGGTGTACCGGTGGTAACTGCCCGGACGCTGCGGAAGGCGGCGACCACTACGCCCGCTTCGTCTTCGCCTTCGCCGAGGCCGAGAACGAGGACGTCGGCGGCCTCTACGCCGAGGGCGACGTCGTACACGCCTACGCGCAGTGCGAGTGCGGGACGACGTACTCGGAAAAGTGGGTCGCCGAGGTCTAG
- a CDS encoding DHH family phosphoesterase, with amino-acid sequence MDDWLIDDDRLSIGRKSLLPGEGFFHPDSFEEAEQEREAREALDGESTVVVADPDADGLACTALIREVVGPAALIPAGPRDLATALEYVAEFGEPDVTVFVCDLCPDGETDLEHLDAVADRAADVYWYDHHQWDADVGARVDEVVTERVVGESEEECSADVVARSLAGTVPEYLEELALVTRDHDLWLREDPRSDDLADYAYWADPEEYIEVVREHGADLPPEVEEFLAEQRVEKEALIEKAVDRAEIYEIGDWTVGVTYGRCSQNEVAEALREQGTDAAVIVKPAGSASIRGTDGFERAHEVAAKVNGGGHPKAAGCKPDIYDDMLDYANHWTTRGAVARQVIVEAFHDVKREAEAEDDEGVETER; translated from the coding sequence ATGGACGACTGGCTCATCGACGACGACCGGCTCTCTATCGGCCGGAAATCGCTGTTGCCCGGCGAAGGCTTCTTCCACCCGGACTCGTTCGAGGAGGCCGAACAGGAGCGGGAAGCGCGTGAGGCCCTCGACGGGGAATCGACCGTGGTCGTGGCCGACCCGGACGCCGACGGCCTGGCCTGTACGGCGCTGATACGGGAGGTCGTCGGCCCGGCCGCCCTGATTCCGGCCGGCCCGCGCGACCTCGCGACCGCCCTCGAGTACGTCGCCGAGTTCGGCGAACCCGACGTGACCGTCTTCGTCTGCGACCTCTGTCCCGACGGCGAGACCGACCTCGAACACCTCGACGCAGTGGCCGATCGGGCCGCCGACGTGTACTGGTACGACCACCACCAGTGGGACGCTGACGTCGGCGCCCGCGTCGACGAGGTCGTCACCGAGCGCGTCGTCGGCGAGTCCGAGGAGGAGTGTTCGGCCGACGTGGTCGCCCGCTCGCTCGCCGGGACGGTCCCCGAGTACCTCGAGGAACTGGCGCTGGTGACCCGCGATCACGACCTCTGGCTCCGGGAGGACCCCCGCAGCGACGACCTCGCCGATTACGCCTACTGGGCCGACCCCGAGGAGTACATCGAGGTCGTCCGCGAACACGGCGCGGACCTGCCCCCCGAGGTCGAGGAGTTCCTCGCCGAGCAGCGCGTCGAGAAGGAGGCGCTGATCGAGAAGGCGGTCGACCGCGCGGAGATCTACGAGATCGGCGACTGGACCGTCGGCGTGACCTACGGCCGCTGTTCGCAAAACGAGGTGGCAGAAGCGCTCCGCGAGCAGGGCACCGACGCCGCGGTGATCGTCAAACCCGCCGGCAGCGCCTCGATCCGCGGGACCGACGGGTTCGAGCGCGCCCACGAGGTCGCCGCGAAGGTCAACGGCGGCGGCCACCCGAAGGCCGCCGGCTGCAAGCCCGACATCTACGACGACATGCTCGACTACGCGAACCACTGGACGACCCGCGGCGCGGTCGCCCGGCAGGTCATCGTCGAGGCCTTCCACGACGTGAAGCGGGAGGCCGAAGCCGAAGACGACGAAGGCGTCGAGACCGAGCGGTAA
- a CDS encoding universal stress protein, whose product MFETVVIATDGSESVERAVAVALDLAARFDATVHALYVIDGSDVEGSPEQVRDDLRDALETAGEEALEAVVEHADRDVATAVREGKPATEICEFVDDVDADVVAMGTRGRHGEHSFLLGSVAEAVVRRCPTPVLTVRQLEADEEPPTGRP is encoded by the coding sequence ATGTTCGAGACCGTGGTGATCGCGACGGACGGCTCCGAGAGCGTCGAGCGAGCCGTCGCCGTGGCGCTGGACCTGGCCGCCCGGTTCGACGCCACGGTCCACGCGCTCTACGTGATCGACGGCAGCGACGTCGAGGGGTCACCCGAGCAGGTCCGGGACGACCTCAGGGACGCGCTCGAAACCGCCGGCGAGGAGGCGCTCGAGGCCGTCGTCGAGCACGCCGATCGCGACGTGGCCACCGCAGTCCGCGAGGGGAAGCCGGCGACCGAGATCTGCGAGTTCGTCGACGACGTCGACGCCGACGTAGTCGCGATGGGGACGCGCGGCCGCCACGGCGAACACTCCTTCCTGCTCGGGAGCGTCGCCGAGGCGGTCGTCCGCCGCTGTCCCACGCCCGTGCTGACCGTCCGCCAGCTCGAAGCCGACGAGGAACCGCCGACGGGACGCCCCTGA
- a CDS encoding universal stress protein, whose protein sequence is MVAVAFDQVLVPLDGSEESLDAAEYAVAIAEQYGAAVHALYLLEESVVRSMESGDLPGDAVAEDTTEFMDAVERLAADRVVSMGHSTARAFVPTQLTHHPGSVILDTAEAIGADFLVVPREPLSSNPDEVLGKAAEYVLQYAGQPVLSV, encoded by the coding sequence ATGGTAGCCGTCGCGTTCGACCAGGTCCTCGTGCCCCTCGACGGGAGCGAAGAGTCACTGGACGCCGCCGAGTACGCCGTCGCTATCGCCGAGCAGTACGGGGCCGCCGTCCACGCCCTCTACCTGCTCGAGGAGTCCGTCGTCCGGAGCATGGAGTCCGGCGACCTCCCGGGCGACGCCGTCGCCGAGGACACCACGGAGTTCATGGACGCCGTCGAACGACTCGCGGCCGACCGCGTCGTCTCCATGGGCCACTCGACCGCGCGGGCGTTCGTCCCCACGCAACTCACCCACCACCCCGGGAGCGTCATCCTGGACACCGCCGAGGCGATCGGGGCGGACTTCCTCGTCGTCCCCCGGGAACCCCTCTCCAGCAACCCCGACGAGGTCCTCGGGAAGGCCGCCGAGTACGTCCTCCAGTACGCCGGCCAGCCAGTTCTCTCGGTGTAA